The sequence below is a genomic window from Gossypium hirsutum isolate 1008001.06 chromosome A11, Gossypium_hirsutum_v2.1, whole genome shotgun sequence.
acttatcacttatcacttgccacttgtcactgatcagataagtgtagccgaggCTACCagttatcacttgtcactgattaGAAGTATTCAAATCtgacgttccgctcaatttgatcatttattcgattttcgcattgttaatttattctcaattcatcaataaatatacatcatcatatattatataatttatgaaattaacatttaatcattaaattttagccatatgaacttacctgggtcgatttgcaaaatttgtgaaagtttcaagactaatcagctactttttcttttcctcgacttgcttcGAGTTCTCGATCCATCATTTTCAAATCATTCATTTATCAGTATTGAATTCACCTTCACTTgatttcacatccttaatgtttataacccgcttataagtaacattatctataatttcactatttacttatatatattcaatGCTGTCCCtccatgtcatagtcactaaattatttttatattgagctagagaactccaaattaagatccgctaatttttcctgaaactacactcacatatcttcttaccataaaattttcagaatttttggtttagacaataaatacattttattctttaaagtcaccacTGTTCTGCTGTCTGAAAGTTTTGAcccttattcactaaaaatcaattatctccttgtacgagatttgaatgatgtttttgtttgtttctcttgaaaataaatttaagcccctaattatttttatctaatttttgatgattttccaaagtcagaacaggagaaccagcaatcattttgaccttgtatcacaaaatttattatatctcatgatttacaattccgtTGCTCACACAAtttattctataagaaactagactcaataagctttaatttcatattttatttatcctttaattcgatttatacaaattttggtgatttttcaaaattagattactgctgttgtccaaaactgttttagtgcaaaatgttgatttcaattttgccccaaatttcacagttcataaaattcagtccttactcaattaacccctaaattatgctaatttttcttaattaatactttacctagacattataagttatttcacaactattgaaattcataatttccacgtaaaaccctaacttcaaactcttttacaattaggtcccaaacattcactttttattcaattctttaaataaaattagcacataaacaatttaaaggtctaattccatgctaaatcatcatatacttccagcccATATTCAAATCAACTttaaatttctttcatagaatcaaaaactaatgaactcaacaagtggacctagttgtaaaagtcacaaaaacacaaatattttaagaaataatgaagaattgaacttacttacaataaaaatatgaaaaaccagcttaaggaaacGCTTCTATGGCGTTCTtcctgatgagaatgcagaaaaataaagagaaatctagataattccactttagtcctagctttattaagtaaattttgcaatattccaatttttcccttaattctccttattttcttgttgatttcatgcccttgcggtccagcccaaatagaccttgggtctatttcccttttaaaccctctttcttttatcatttaagctatttaattatttcccataattttacatttgttataatttagttctttttattcaattaactattgaaactttaaaatttattgacgaaactttaatactaacttattaacactccataaatatttataaaaatatttatgactagGTTTAAAATTTCCAAAGTCTCAATACCTCTTTTTcgattgtaattattttaatatttatttctagtacactattcaccatttcaaaaaatttcctaacttcacatttaacttatactcactaaattaataatattttctactcatttgtctgatttagtgatctcgaattactgttccgacaccactgaaaatttaggctattacattgtcttttaccatttttacttgttttgttttatctttttttttattatattttacaaggtggttgtgttttttgttttgaaagtgggctccataaaaattaattatattatcgTATTGCACCCTTATTTGGCTAACTGGTACTGTTTGAGAGACTACGCTGGCAAAGACTACTTAAGCCGTGAGACTTAGATGGGATAAGGTTGGTAACTTTGTGGCAAAGTACTTCATAGAACTTCGCCAATACTACGGAGTTCTACTTCACGAATTGACAAGTTCTTTGTTGTGACGAGAACCTTATTAGGCGGACTTTCCCACTAATAAGTCAGCCACTTGTGTTTTTGTGTCGCTACTAATGTAAACGTAGTAATTAGTGGGAcacgttttagtcatttaacaTCCTAGTGGAGGTAACATGTCAAAAAAGGATACACGAAGAGTTCCATAGGATGTGAGAATAATTATTTATTAGAGTTAACCTGTATGTGATTTGGATGTGAGTTATCTATAAATAGGATAGCCTGGTAGTGGAAAAAAgacttttgttttttcttctctACTAGTCTTTGTTATTATCAAAGAAAACCAGAAGAGTTCTTTGTCTTTAACGAATGTGCTATCTGAGCTTTTATCTTAAGCTATCTCCTagtaaacttttaaaattttctttaagttttacCATATAGAAAGAAGTTGTTGTAAGAGAGGTTCAATAAGATTTTCATTTGGTTACTAGATAGCAAGGGAACCTCTATCCAAAAATTGTTTGCATGTCTATAGATTCATGTTACTTTATaaagttttggttttttttgatgtttaaagaAGTCGTTTTTATTGTTTAgctaaaaaaaagggagaaggtcTCAATGCCCAAAGAAAGGAACACGTAGAGTAGATAAAGCTTTAAGTAAAGAATTCTGGTGAGTTCTTTCATTCTTTGAGTCTGTTATCTGCGTTATTTCATTTAACCCTTATCATTATACAACCAAGTAAGTGGCTCTGTTTTTTGGTTTTGGTACTCGTGTCTAAGGAAATGTGTTTAATGAGATGGTGCATGCAAGGGTATAAGCTGTTAAACAAATACAAAAGTTTGGTATGTTCATGGTATAAATACTCCTTCTTTGGTGCGCAAGCTCTATATCTGTGACAGGTGAAAACCCGACCTTGTAGAGGAACACCTACATGTTCGAATACGATAAAGGATATTAGGGGTATAGAGGTTATGACTAGCAAATATCTTTGATGAGTGGTATGAAGACATAGGCAAAATGGTTTTTCAGAACTACGATCAGAAGCTAGCACAAAGAATGAAGTATGTCGGGAAAAAAGGGTGCATGTGTGTGAAATAAGGAGTGCACGTTGCATGAAATGTAAGTAGTATGTTTGGCAGTTATATCAGGGTAGTCCGCAAAAGTGGTGTATATGTAGAGCAATTATGCTTGTATCTGTCATGTGCGAGTTTCCAAAAATAGATAGTCTCCACTAGTAGGCTAAGTCTGATCGTGGGAGTATCCGCCAGCGGATACTTCAGATCAGAGAGAATTGTATCTACCAAATATGGTGTACTAGTTGCCAGTTTGAGTCCAATCTTTTAATGTCTGATGGTCTTTATTGTGGGATTTTATTTCCCGAAAATACACTAAGTTCTCTCGAACTTACCTAGTCTCTTCTTCTTATTTCCAGGTTCTTTGGTTGAACGTCATGATAGTAAGGAATCATCCATAATAGCGGTCCATTTGTGATTCTTCATATTGTTTTATTCCGTGTGACATGTATTTGTTGGGGGTAGTATGATGATTGTTAGATGCCACCATTTGAAAGTCATTAACCTACATTTTGAGAAACGATACTTTGTATTTATGAATGTTTATTTGTAACCTTGAAGGCTTATTATTAGAAGTGGTTAATGGTGTTATCGAATTAAAATGAGTTGAGTTTTTAAATCATTGCTCGAGCAATAACTCAATAGGAAATTTTATTTGAGCTTGTGGATATTTTCTAAGCTTCTGCCAAATGCTATTTACTTGtgtcttttaatattttaaagtaGCGTGGTACTATTTTTAATTTGCTTTCAACcacaaatattttcaaaaaaatggggCACCGCTTTGGTAAGCGGGTACTCACCAATCTGGAAAGTTGGTTTTAAAAAGGTATTAGtcatttcaactattttgattcGTGACACTCTATATCCGGATTCGACGATCAGGTCAGGcctggggtgttacaataccaaatatatatatttagtaattATGGGAAGTAATGgcatttttaattatgttatgatataagatttatttttaaataataatttataaactttttattatgataaatatatttttaattattcaaaagatatatatttaaaactatgattttaataaaaatatgattttaattttttaattaatattttattaaataaatttataaattcgcatatttttaataatttcgtaaaagtaaaataatttaaaaaacttctattatatataatttcttaTTTAATGTCATCAATAGTCCTTTTCTATTCTCACTTCACCACTAtggctgcgtttgaatccaaacacacatcTCACTGTTGTTTTTAATCTCACTGTTATAGTATTTAATCTCATTGCTACAATAATTAATCTCATCACCACTATTATTTTTAACCTCACTGAATATAAATGCACCACTAATCCAAACAAGCCTTAATCCAAATATGTTATTGCAAGCTTGATcgatccttttttatttttatattatatacaaACAAATCATATCCAACATTGGAATtcattatatgtgtatatatattagataTATGCTGATTCAAAATAAAATggcgtgtatatatatacacgatGATGATGATATACCCAATACATGCATGTAAAAACCATGATTCTCACGAATTCGTCGAACCAACCAAATCTTGTAAAAGAAAATGACATGATTGACATCTCACCACATGCATGGATCTTTTTGCAATTCAGTATCTCAAGGATTCTCATCCATCAACAAAGAGGATCCCTCGAACTAATCATACTACCACAAAACAACTATGATatgtttatgatatatataatatataattagtaGCAAACTTGTGCTCTAATCTAATcaaatctttatttttcataaaggAACAAAACATTTGTCTTTAAAGTTTTAATGATACTCAGATTTACTCATGTGATGTGAGCTTTACTTAAAATCCGACacttcttttcatttttgatcATATGCAGTGCATATAATAGGAAGCTTCAGGAGGAAAAGTTTGGGATGTTGGAGTGGAGTGAAGAAAGCAGAGAAGTTACATGGGGGGAGATGTAGGTGTCTGCCTGCCAGAGTTCACTCGCACCATTAAAGTAAAAGATCTGTCATGTGTCAAACATATGCTTCACATCATTACGCTCGTGTGCCTGTCGCTTTGTGACCTCTTCCCGACCAGACATCCCTCCCTTGTCTACAGTCATTGGATTCTCATCCTCCTATGTTTTCCGGGATTTCAAGGTTTTCCCACCTTCACGTGCCTATTAAGTTTCATTAGAATAAGGTAAGCAAGTTGCTTAAAGCTTTTTTATTATTTGCTTAGAAATTAGAATGCTccgtgtgtgtgtgtatatataaatttCCTTGTCTGTGTTGCTGATCAAACTTTTCTAGGCAATGATTACTAACTCCAGCCACCCGATTCAACAATGGTAAGAGAGAAACAACTTTCATGTCAAACATCACCCCTTAGCTTCAgaatattatacatataaaattcaaaatcCTGTCTTGGTGAGGGTCACAGTAATCCTGATGTTTCTTGATTAATTAGTAGGAGCATTTGCAATAATGACACCATTGATGAACACCTCCAAAGTTGAACTTGAAAGTTGAAAGAAGGCGTGTGTATGTATATGATATAATCCATACTCATTGGAGTAAGGCAAAAGCTAAGACGCACAAAATGCTatgaatatgtttatttttaatgatatttgtcTGCGGTTCATAATAAGTCAAGGTTTTCCACGATGCACACTTGTCCattgtttttccttttcttttagaCGAGATTGAGTAAATTTCAATTGcaatctttctattttttttaattataaaaataattaaattttaatttatcgctatatttcatttaattttgaaatttaatttatatagttTAATCTTTACATAATTTGATACCTCAATTTTTATAATCTCATTAATCagtctaaatactttattctaaTTAACATGAAGATGTAAATTTTTAAGGATTATTAGTACTGTTAAAATTCTCTATTAAATCCAGGTccattgtaattttatttttgtgttacATATATatcaagtgaattttttttttaaatttcaaaatgtcacacaatcaaattaacaaaagaattttaatattattaacaaatgaatctaaattttttaatttaaaaagtaaatgaactaaattcctaaaaataaaaatatagagattaaattttaaatatatgaaaagtataaaaacttTGAACAAAttataatcttaatttttttattttataatttaatcaagaaataaataattaactgaatgagtaaaaactatattaatttattaataattttaagatGAAAATAATTGTTAACTATAATACCCaaattgtaaataattttaaCTGGAACGCTTAAAACGAGCTGAAATTGAAAATTAGCAACCAAATTTACCCTTGAAAATACAAGGCATTGGGAAGCCAGTAAGGCACACGATACCATAGTGCACCTACCCAACATTTACATAAAGATGTTTTAACATGACTCACACGTGTCCGCTTTTGATATCTATCTAACGCgttgtatattttaatttatctatCTGATTTcagaaaacatttttaaaatgttattcaAAGCCCTCCTCTTCTCtgtgatttgggttttaaaagtGATTCTtcacaaaaataataaagaatatttAGTTTTTGAGGTTagtgaaatataaaatttgagatttaggtGGTTATATTTTAGAaggaaaatttatcaaatatttcatgtattattatattaaattatttaaatataatttattgtatttaaaattttaaaatattttatgtacatttctaatttgtttttgtatttttttaataatattttgtaattttcaatagtttgaaaataatcatataaataatttttataatttattatattttcataaattagatAGTTTGATAACCTTCTATTTTTTTtgtcatataaaaaatatttaataaattctataaatttatggtttttaataatattttgtgGTTGTTAAACAATTTAAACCCGACATGATGTTGATCTGGCATGTGGTGAAAATAAATAAGATGAAATGATTTAATTAGTGTTGGGTGGGTCAATTAAATGTTAACTGAGTAATAGTTAAAAGTTGATAAGTTTTGTTTTTTATGtaccaaaataattttattatgaaacTTAAAAAGTCATGCGTCTTAATTTtcacattatatttttaagcttgaGTTTGGAATGTTTCTTGTTTTTCATTCGTTACATCTTATATTCCATCATGAATTTACTTAAAAACCGACCCAAACGGTATAGTAAATATACAGATGTAGAAGGGCAAAAACGGTAATTAAAAACATCCTTTGTTGTTTGATTCTAATTTCCGTAGACAAACTCCCCCTTCTTCCTAGGAACTCAGACAGAAAACATccctttttttacaaaaaaaaaaaaaaaagtgcttAGCTTTTGGTTTTGTTTCAGTCGAGAAAACAGAGAGTTCATTTTTTTTCCATGTTCTATCGATCGGTGGTGTTTCCTTCAATCTCAGAAAGGAAACGGAATTCAAACAGAAGCAAAACCGACACTGTaatggcttcttcttcttcttcttcggctTTGAAATCTCAGCCTCTTCATAACTTCCAATTACATGACCTTAAATGGGCCATGAACCACACTGGCAACCACCGCCTTCGGAAACTCTCCGATTCTTTGCACAAATCTCCTCAACGTGGAGAGAGTGGTTCTGAGTCCGACAATAACCGGAAGGTCAATCCGGTATGCGAAGCTCGCTCAAAGATTGGACATTCTTCAGGTTTTTCTCCTGATCATAGAACTGGAAAATCAGAGAGGAAATTCATCGATGGTTCTGATGTTTTGGTTGATTTTAACTCCGATAAGAAAGTTGATCCATCGGACGCTAGATCGAAGATCTATATACGTTTTCCAGCCAAGAATGACAAGTCTGTTGACGAGGTTGCGGATGTAGGAGATCAGAGCTTGATTACTGAAGACATTGAAGAATTGGTTCCCAAAACTTGGACTCTGAGGCCTCGGAAGCCGATTTGTAAGCCTTCCAATCATAATGGAAGCTCGCTCAAGATCGGAGCTTCGGCGCACGAGAACAAAACTCATAGATCGGAAGCGACGCGATCTAGGAACGTAACCGAACCGAAAGTGGCtgagaagaaggagaagaaaCAAAAGTTCTCAGTTTCACTCTCTAGAGAAGAAATTGATGATGATATCTTTGCTATGACCGGGTCGAAGGCCTCTAGAAGGCCAAAGAAGCGAGCCAAGAGTGTGCAGAAACAACTGgatgtgagttttttttttcttttcttatttttttgaaagGAAGTTTTTGATTTCTTCATTATCGATCTTCCAAAGTTTGAATTGTTCTAATTCTTTATGAATCCTTTGTAGTGCGTGTTTCCTGGATTGTGGCTAGCTTCAATAACGCCTGATTGTTACAGAGTCACGGAGGCTCCTGTTAAGGTCTGATGTTCTGCTGTTCAAAATGTTTAATCTTTTTACTTGCTTTACTCCGTAACCAAGTGATTTTGAGTGAAGGTTCGATTTGGTGATTGCAGGGCTAGATGGGGTTGCTGCTAAAACTGTGAATTTGGAAGGTGGGGGATCAGGGGAACTGCtaaactttttcctttttattttcttttcagctGTAGAATGAGCTTGTAGAGATCGGATCAGATGTTAACTAATGTATCTTGTTTTTTTGTCTAATCCATGATGAAGTTAGAACTTAGAGAGATGGTGAGAGACTGTTATATTATGAATCTTGTTGATAAGTTACAGATTGTAAATATGACTTACCAGTTTCATAACTAGGGTTTTAACCTTTTCAGTTTATGTAAAAGGAAATTGTTTTTCAGGAGATCTTTTAGTTCTTGGAAAAATTATGAACGCTTGTTAGTTGTTcattgaacttgtttaaatgttAGATCATATAACTATTTACCGGTCCAGAAAGTTTGGAATGCATATTTGTATTTGATGTGCATTTGTTTCtttcttatttagttatttgTTCTTTctaatatgcatgtttaggagTGTGTGTTGATTATATTTTGGATTGAGTAGACATGAGTTAGTGTTAGTAGTTAACGGGTTGCATAGTATTGACCACATGTTAGCGATAAACAGATTGGATGTGTTAGTTATTAACGGATTTAGTAGTCCTGTGAACTTGTTTATAATTAACGGATTAAGTGGTTCTGAAAACGCGAGCATGCTTGAGCTACTGCTCATATATTATTGGGTTACGGTTTTGTGATTGATCTCTATGCTTTATACGTTTGTCTAAGTGTTTGTTTGTGTCTTCTCTCTAAAAAAAGAAACTGCTCTTGGATGCCTCTCATGACAAGGTTTAGTCTTGGGGAAGTTTCTTTGTATGGCTTAGAAATATCACAATTAGAGAGACCATGAGTCAAATAATGGAAGGATTGATTAGATTAATTTTCattatcttattttcattatcttTCCATTATGAATCAGCAATAAGTAGTGAAACTAGAATAACTAAGTCCTCTTGGCTGAGTCTCATCTCTGTTATACGAATACTAATTTCTAGCAATATTATATGCAGCTAAAATTACATGATAGGAGTTCAAATTAAAAACGTGTTTATGATGTCAATTAGGTTGGCTATACTACTAATCATCTCTTTGGCATGATTTGACATTTTGTTTGGTTAACTACAGtacataaattattttaactAGAGGTGCATGAATATCTAACATGCTTTGCTTTTTAGAAGGGTGCAAGAGAATATATAGAATATACATAGATTGGTGTATGCATATACAGCATATAGAGTGAATAGTAAACGCATCTACAGCAGCCTTTACAGTCGAAATGTGtaatttgtttatatttgaaACTTATGAATCCCAAATCTTGCTAAACCAGATTCTGTGAATCATTAAAAAATTCACTTTTGCGCACGTATCGATTAGGATATGTTAATACTTCTTTTTGGATAGAGGTTTGTGATTTTTAAGTTAACTGATTTGATGTGTTGCAGCTGTAGCAGCTATTTTCCCCTTCTCATCCACATGCCTGCATGTGCACATACATGCGCATGCACACACACTATAGCAGAGCATGGGCCTTAATTTGTTAGGATGTGCATTTCTTGGGAGACATGATGTTGCCATCTATTATTTGATAATTATACTGAAATCCCTGATGATCTATGACTTCTATATATGCATCTGATTGGGAATATGGAGCAGAAAACTGCTTCAGGTTAGACGCTCAGATCCTTTGCCAGGAAAATCATTATGTGGCGTAATCTTCTTTGTTTTTACCGTGTTTTGTTTTCTAGTTCAGTGTTCTATAGTAAATTGTGGACTCTGTTTAAAGTTTCGGCCTAATTGAAAGGCTACGCAATTACCATCTTTGAAGACTACACGGCAGGTACAATTCTCGGTCAGCATTAAGTTTGATTATGATTTGGATAATTGGTGTCATTGATATGTGGTGCAAACTCAAAACTGCTCCATGTTCTTCGTTTCCTGACAAAAGACTAAGCAAACCCTGTCCTGGATTTTGTAGTGAGCTTGCCCTGTAGATTGATGCTGAACTTGTCGAAGGACATACAGGTATAGATTGTCCGTAGTTCAGTGAAACAGAATGGCTGCAGATAAGAGCCAGATGAAAATGGTGGCCCTGCACCCTCCATAAAAAATCTGCCGACAATGTAAGGAGGAGTCAATGGAA
It includes:
- the LOC107911876 gene encoding uncharacterized protein, encoding MFYRSVVFPSISERKRNSNRSKTDTVMASSSSSSALKSQPLHNFQLHDLKWAMNHTGNHRLRKLSDSLHKSPQRGESGSESDNNRKVNPVCEARSKIGHSSGFSPDHRTGKSERKFIDGSDVLVDFNSDKKVDPSDARSKIYIRFPAKNDKSVDEVADVGDQSLITEDIEELVPKTWTLRPRKPICKPSNHNGSSLKIGASAHENKTHRSEATRSRNVTEPKVAEKKEKKQKFSVSLSREEIDDDIFAMTGSKASRRPKKRAKSVQKQLDCVFPGLWLASITPDCYRVTEAPVKG